One window of the Rhipicephalus microplus isolate Deutch F79 chromosome 2, USDA_Rmic, whole genome shotgun sequence genome contains the following:
- the LOC142795117 gene encoding chitinase-like protein 3, with product MADSVDVSASGDGCSSTRRRRHSDDDDETSLRYILRNQNLCLVVFLIVGVVTVSCACVAIVAAVVEHFWTSIDSDEPNAAQGVADAGASPVGFPKRQGTFSSAEYAMQRQSEVDAAARSVFCFVNFTASPGSPHRFVMDNVSADLCDAVVFVSVGLDVRQQCVRFRRPVEDAQTLRDLASLPTPVWVLVGGELADSRDFLKAVREKRTRLSLVHNAASWSRRTGLAGLILYWKYPTLKHRSNYSTLVNTMRIVFENRGLRVSVVIPWETARRRDGYFLPSLYKRLDLVVVDTHHTVDPTSFPVTTCQSPMRAVFRAQHNGQMGLSSVLDELSMVTEHRLAKTMLSVSFAGATFTLKRPWMKSVRVGMSVLGPGKPFAHTNLSGLASYYEVAEALARSNESSSWRSVTHGFSRCSVAHWKDQWIGFEDRASLRLKRPVVRKTAGIAVWDLSMDDFVGDLGSPWPLLREAHDVVHG from the coding sequence ATGGCTGATTCCGTCGACGTCTCGGCTTCCGGTGACGGCTGCAGCTCGACCCGTCGTCGTCGGCACAGCGACGATGACGACGAGACATCACTGCGTTACATCCTGCGCAATCAGAACCTCTGTCTAGTCGTGTTTCTGATCGTCGGCGTGGTCACGGTGTCTTGCGCGTGCGTCGCCATCGTCGCCGCAGTGGTCGAGCATTTCTGGACGTCCATCGACTCCGACGAACCAAATGCAGCACAAGGTGTTGCCGACGCCGGGGCAAGCCCCGTGGGCTTTCCAAAACGGCAAGGCACGTTTTCCTCGGCCGAGTACGCCATGCAGCGGCAGTCCGAGGTGGACGCCGCGGCTCGCTCCGTCTTCTGTTTCGTCAACTTCACGGCTTCGCCCGGTTCTCCGCACCGGTTCGTCATGGACAACGTGTCGGCCGACCTTTGCGACGCCGTCGTCTTCGTCTCCGTTGGACTGGACGTGCGGCAGCAGTGCGTGCGCTTCAGGCGACCCGTCGAAGACGCCCAGACGCTCCGGGACTTGGCGTCTCTGCCCACGCCCGTCTGGGTCTTGGTCGGCGGAGAACTCGCGGACTCTCGTGACTTCCTGAAGGCGGTGCGAGAGAAGCGGACGCGGCTATCCCTGGTGCACAACGCGGCTTCCTGGTCTCGCCGCACGGGACTCGCCGGTCTGATCCTCTACTGGAAGTATCCGACGTTGAAGCACCGCTCCAATTACAGCACACTCGTGAACACCATGCGCATCGTCTTCGAAAACAGAGGGTTGCGCGTGAGCGTCGTCATTCCCTGGGAGACGGCGAGGCGACGCGACGGCTACTTCCTGCCATCTCTGTACAAGCGGCTCGATCTGGTCGTCGTGGACACGCACCATACCGTCGACCCGACGTCGTTTCCGGTCACCACGTGCCAGAGCCCGATGCGGGCCGTCTTCAGGGCGCAGCACAACGGCCAGATGGGCCTATCCTCGGTGCTCGACGAGCTATCCATGGTGACCGAGCACAGGCTCGCCAAGACCATGCTCAGCGTCTCGTTCGCCGGCGCCACGTTCACCCTGAAGCGACCCTGGATGAAGAGCGTTCGCGTAGGCATGAGCGTGCTCGGTCCCGGCAAGCCATTCGCTCACACCAACCTCTCGGGCCTGGCCAGTTACTACGAGGTGGCCGAGGCGCTGGCGCGAAGCAACGAGTCCTCGTCGTGGCGCAGCGTGACCCACGGCTTCTCTCGCTGTTCCGTGGCCCACTGGAAAGACCAGTGGATCGGCTTCGAAGACCGTGCCAGTCTGCGTCTTAAGCGTCCGGTGGTGCGAAAGACCGCGGGTATCGCCGTCTGGGACTTGTCCATGGACGACTTCGTGGGGGACCTGGGGTCCCCGTGGCCTCTACTTCGCGAGGCTCACGACGTGGTGCACGGTTGA